CAGCTTGCCATCTCCCCTCATCCCTCTTCGCCCCCTTCGCGCCCTTCGCGGATCAACCCGCGGGCGCACAGCTTGCCACCTCCCCTCATCCCTCTTCGCCCCCTTCGCGCCCTTCGCGGATCAACCCCAGAGAACCCCATGTCAAACGCCCTTCCGCCTCGCAGCGCTATTGCCCCTGAACACACCTGGAACTCGACCAGCCTCTTCGCCAACGACGATGCTTGGGAGAGCGAACTGAACGCCCTCCTGACGGACATTGGCGGCGCCGGCCGCTCTAGCGGCCAACTTGGGACTTCACCCGCCCTGTTGGCCGAGACCCTGGCGCAGCGCGATGAACTGCGTCGTCGCGCCTGGGTCTTGCAGGTCTATGCCGGCATGAGCCACGCCGTCGACACCACCAGCCAGAAAGCGGCCGAGATGAGCGGGCGCGCGGATGGCGCCTACGGCCAGGTCCTGGCGGCCTGCGCCTTCATCGAACCGGAAATCCTCGGCCTCGGCCAGGCGCGGGTGCAAGGGTGGATGGAGGAAGAGCCGCGACTGGCCGTCTACCGGCACTATCTCGACGACCTCTTCCGCAAACAGGCCCATGTCCGCTCGGCTGAGGTCGAAGAAGTGCTGGGGATGCTGGCCGACCCCTTCAACGGCGCCTGGACGGCTTCCAACCTGCTGACCAACGCCGACTTTCGCTTCGCGCCGGCCGCCGGCAGCGACGGCGCCTCCCACGACGTCAGCCAGAGCACCATCACCCATCTCATGGACCACCCTGACCGGGAGGCGCGGCGCACAGCCTGGGAGAGCTACCACGACCAGTATCTGGCTTTCAAGAATACCCTGGCCAGCGCCTACACCACTTCGCTCAAACAGAGCGCCTTTACCATGCGCGCCCGGCGCTACGACTCCACCCTGGCCGCCTCGCTCTTCCCCTACAACATCCCCACCGCCGTCTTCCACAACCTGATCGACGTCTTTCGACAGAACCTGCCCACCTGGCATCGCTACTGGGCCTTCCGCCGCCAGGCTTTGGGCGTTGACATCCTCCATCCCTACGATGTCTGGGCGCCTTTGGCGGCCAACCCGCCGGTGATCCCGTTCGCGCAGGCCGTGGACTGGATCTGCCAGGGTCTGGCCCCGCTGGGCGATGACTACGTGGCCGCCATGCGCCGCGGCTGCCTGCAGGAGCGTTGGATCGACCTCTACCCCAACGCCGGCAAAAGCCAGGGCGCCTTCTCGACCGGCGCGCCCGGCACCCACCCCTTTATCATGATGAGCTACACCGACTCGATGCGCAGCCTCAGCACCCTCGCGCACGAGTTGGGCCACTCCCTGCACTCCTACCTGACCTGGCAACACCAGCCTGTCGTCTATGGCGACTACTCGCTCTTCGCCGCCGAAGTCGCCTCGAACTTCCACCAGGCCATGGTGCGCGGCTACCTGCTGCGGGCCAACCCCGACCCCAGCTTCCAGCTCAGCCTGATCGAAGAAGCGATGTCCAACTTCCATCGCTACTTCCTCGTCATGCCCACCCTGGCTCGCTTCGAACTGGAAATGCACCAGCGGGCCGAGGCCGGGCTGGGTCTGACCGCCGATTTCATGATCGACCGCATGGCCGAACTGTTTGCCGAAGCCTATGGGCCAGACATGCACATCGACCATGACCGCGCCGGCATCACCTGGGCCACCTTCGGCCATCTCTACGCCGATTACTACGTCTTCCAATACGCCACCGGCATCTCCGGCGCCCATGCCTGCGCCCGCCGCATCCTCGACGGCGTCGACGGCGCCGCCACCGATTACCGCCGCTTCCTCAGCGCCGGCGGCTCGCTGCACCCGCTCGACGCCCTCGCCCTGGCCGGCGTCGAACTGGGCCGACCCGAGGCCGTCGAGGCCACCTTCGCCGTCCTGGCCGACTATGTCGACCGCCTGGAGAGCCTGATGGGGCAAGAGCAGGCGGCGTGAACCCGACCGGCCTGCGGGCCTCTGCCCCGCCGCCTGCTACTCCTCGTCCCAAAACGAAAACAGGTCGCCAATCGACTGCCGCAGGTGATTGCGGCGGATGGCCTCGCCGAAGATCGGCGCCACCGAGAGGATGGTCATCTTGGCCAGCCGCCGCTGCCTGGGCAGGGGCGTTGTGTCGGTGGTGATGATTCTGCTCACGGCCGCTATCGCCGCCAGATTCTTCTTCGCCTCGCCCCAGAACAGCCCGTGCGTGCAGGCGACGACGATATCCTCGACCCGGCCGGCGACAAGCTCCTTGCACAACTCGACCACCGTGCCCCCGGTGCCGATCTCGTCATCGTAGATGATGGCGCGGCGATAGCCCTGCACCTGCTTCCGCGTCTCCTCGCTGAATCGCACTTCGGTGTCGGAGATGCGCGTCTTGCTGGCCACCGCCACCGGCAGATGCAATTGTCCGGCAAAGCGGGCGGCCGATTTGGCCCCGCCGGCATCCGGCGCCACCACCACCGTCTCCTTGCTGTCCAGAAAACCCGGTCGCAGATGCTCCACGAACAGCCCGCGGGCCGTCAGTGGGTCGGTGGGGACGCTGAAGAAACCGTGCACCTGCGGCGAATGCAGCTGCATGGTCATCACGTGCGTGGCCCCGGCCGTCACCAGCAGATCGGCGACCAGCCGGGCGGCAATCGAGATCCGGGGCGCATCCTTCTTGTCGGAGCGGGCGTAGGAAAAATAGGGGATGACGGCGTGGACCTCGTGCGCGGCGGCGCTGCGGGCGATATCCAGCATCATCAGCAGCTCGACCAGGTGATCGCTGACCGGCGGCGTCAGCGACTGGACGATGAACACCGAGCGCCCCCTCACACTGGCGCCCAACTGGATGCGCATATTGTCGTTGGCGAAACGCTCGACATGGCACGGGTCCAGCGGCAGGCCGAGATAGTCGGCGATGCCCTTTGCCAGGGCCGGATGCGACCGCCCGGCGAAGAAACGCACCTCGGCCGGGTCGATGCAACCGGGTGCATGGCGCTCGCTGGTCGGTTCGAGTGCGAAAGGTGGTGAACGGCGTTTCATGTCTTGCTCCTTGGGATCTTGCCTACTGCCTGCGTGGGTCTTCGCCCCCTTCGCGCCCTTCGCGGATCACTCGCTCCCCACCGCCGCCAGCACGGCCCTGGCCATCAGGCTGCCTGCGTGGGTCTTCGCCCTCTCGCCCTTCGCGGATCACCCGCTCCCCACCGCCGCCAGCACGGCCCTGGCCATCAGGCTGCCTGCCTGGGTCTTCGCCCCCTTCGCGCCCTTCGCGGATCACCTCCCCCACCGCCGCCAGCACGGCCCTGGCCACCAGATCGGCCGCATGGATGCCAAGCACGCCGGGGTCGCCCTTCTCTGCCCGCCCCAGGCTAAGCACGAACAGGGCGTCGCCATCCCACAGCGTGTGGCTGGGCCGGATGGTGCGGGCCAGGCCGTCGTGCGCCATCTGCGCCACCCGCAGGCATTCGGCTTTGTTCAGGGCCAGGTCGGTGGCAATGACGCCGATGGTCGTATTCTGACCGAAGGCCGGCTCCAGCGAAGCAGAGTCGCCTGCACCTGCTGCCGCCACCACCCGCCCGCTTTCGGGGTCGATAATCTCACCATAGGCATTGACGGCCACGAGCGCGGCCAGCTTCCCGCCCCCTGGCAGGGCCACGGCGGCGCTGCCAACCCCGCCTGGCTGCGCGCCCTTCGGCCCGCGCAGCTTCGCCACCGTCGCCCCGGTCCCTGCCCCCACCCGCCCCTGCGCCACCGGTCCCGCCCCGGCCGCCTGGCAGGCCCGATAACCCGCAGCTGCATCCGGCCAGGCATCCGCCCGCCCCACCCCCAGGTCGAACAGCACCGCCGCCGGGACGATGGGCACACGGGCGACCGGCGTGGCAAAACCGATGTTCCTTTCATAGAGCCAGCGAACCACCCCCTCGGCTGCGGCCAGGCCAAAGGCCGAGCCGCCCGCCAGCACGATTGCGTGCACCTGGCTCACCAGGTTTTCGGGTCGCAGCAGGTCGGTCTCGCGCGTGCCGGGCGCGGCCCCGCGCACATCCACCGCCGCCGTGGCCCCGGCCGGGGTCAGAACCACGGTGCAGCCTGTGCGAGCCTCAGCGTCGGTGTCATGGCCGACCAGCAGACCGGGGATACAGGTGAGGGTCGTGTTCATGGCCCCAGTGTAAGCCGCGGCCCTGTGGCTGGCAAGATCCAGACCTTCGTCCGCAGGGGGCGCGCGGCCCCACCTGTGCTAAAATGGTGAGCAGCGGCCCCCCACTCCCCCCACCATGGACACGATCTACACAGCCCTCAAGCGCCACCTGAGCGAAGGCGAAACCGTCGCCCTGGCCACCATCGTCGAGGTCAAAGGCTCGGTCCCGCGCGAGGTGGGGACGAAAATGCTCATCCACCCCCTGGGCCAGCATGTGGGCACCATCGGCGGCGGCTGCGGCGAGGCCGACGTCATCCGCGCCGCCCTGGATGTGATCCAGACGGGCGAGCCGGCAGCGCTTCATGTCGATCTCACCGAGCCGATCTCGATGCAAGCGTTGGGCGTGTGCGGCGGGGTGATGGCAGTCTTCATCGAACGGTGGGCGCCATGACCGCTCCCCACCTCATCCTCCCGCAGCCGCTGGCCGAGGCCATCATCGCCCATGCTCGCGCCGGCGAGCCGGAGGAGGTCTGCGGCCTGGTGCGGGGCCGGGCCGGGCGGGCCATCGGTGTGTTCCCCGCCCGCAACATCGCCCCCAACCCCATCACCGACTACGAAGTGGAGTCGAAGGCTCTGCTGGCCCAGGTGGAGTGGGAGGACGCTGGCGACGAACTGATCGCCCTCTACCACAGCCATCCCCAAGACCCGGCCTACCCCTCGGCCTCCGACGCCATCCAGGCCTACTACCCCGACAGCGTCTACCTCATCTGCTCGTTGCTCGATGACGCCCGCCCCGACCTCAAGGGCTTCTTCCTGCGCGAGATCGATGCCCAGCTCGATCCCACCGCCCTGCGCCGCGCGCTACCCTTCTATCGCACCCGGCCCGGCCGCTGGGGCTACTACCTGCCGGCCGGGGCCGCCCTTCCCCCCGCCCTCGCCGGCCTCGGCCCGCCGCCCGGCCTGGCCCTCTACATCGTCATCCAGGAAGACGCCGAGGAGCCGATCCAGACCCGCGCCGTCACCGTCACCCCGATCGAACTGGTCATCGACTAATGCCCGACCCCCTCTCCGCCCCTGCCGCCATTCTCTTCGACGAAGGCCACGGTCAGAGCCTCTGGTTCAGCGCCCCGCCCACCGTCGATCAAGGCTTCAGCCAGGCTGCGGCCCTGGCCGGCGAGCGTCGCCCCGTGACCTTTGCCCCTGCCGGCCGCCGCTTCAGCCCCGAGGCTCTGGCCGGCTGCGCCGCCCTGGTGCTGCCGATGGGGCCGCAGCGCCAGACGAACCTGACTCAGGACGAAATCGAGGCTGTACACGATTTCGTGCGCGGGGGCGGCGGCCTGCTCGTCCTGGGCGCCTACACCGGCGACTGGCATCACGAAGCCAATCTCAGCCGTCTGATCGAACGCTACGGCATCAGTTTCAACCGCGATGTCGTCCTGCCGGCGGGCGCCGACCCCGACGACGCCTTCGTGGCCGCCGGCAACCTGGCGCGAGCCATGCGCTGCCTGGTCGAGGCGCTGCCCAACCCGGCCGCCGGCCGCCTCCGGGCGCTGATCGAGCAGGTGGACGTCGTCGCCGCCCTCTCCTGCTGCTCGCTCTATGTCGATGAAGGCATGGCCAGGCCCATCCTCCGGGCCAGGCCCGACAGCCTCATCGCCGAGCCAGAGCCGGCCGGGGCCGGCATCCACATCCTCGGCTATCTCGACCGGGGGCGAGGCCCGGCCATCCTGGCCGCCGCCTCGACCACCGCCAAAGTGGTGGTGGTGGGCAGTTGGCGCCCGTTCCTCGACGTCTTCCTTGCCGAACCGCGCTACAGTAACCGCCAGTTCTTCGCCAACATCCTCGACCACCTGTTGGCGGGCGCTTCTTCCGGCCCGGCCCGGCCTGTCGCCGCCCTCCCTGCCCCCGCCCCTGCCCCCAGCCCCAACCCCCGCCTCGGCGCCGTCGAGGATCGCCTCCGCGACCGCCGCGCCCTTCTGGTCCAACTGGAGAAGGAGGTGGTGCTGGCCACCGGGCTGGAGCGGGCCACGCTCAACGTCCGCATCGACCAGACGAAACAGGCCATCGCCAGCGACGAAGCCGAACTGGATGAGCTGCATCGCCGCGGCTGACGGCAAGAAAGTAGCCGGGCTTTCTTGACAAAACCCGAACACACGCTACACTTTCCCCCATGATTTGCTCTGCGACGCTCTCCGTCACCCTCACCTGCTCCTGTATGGGGCGGGCGTAGCCGGTCATCGCCGACCGCTGCCCCGCAAAGCCCTCCACCGAGCAGCGGTGAGCGCGCCTCCTGCCCCCAGCAGCGTTGTGCGCCTGGCGTAGCAAGCAATCGATAGCGAAGCACTCTGGCCTGATTCAGGCAGTTGCTTTGGCCCACAGCCTCCCAAACGCCACGGCGTCATCTTCAGCCCACAACTCACCGCAAACGGTGAGTTGTTTTGTTTTCAGCCACTGTCGATTCTTCCTCCTCCAACCAACCTGTTCTCATCCATGCCAACCGTCTTCATCCCCACCACCCTGCGCCGACTGACCGCCAACCAGCCCCGGATCGAAGTCGCCGGCGCCACCGTCGCCGAGACCCTCGATGCGCTCGAAGCCGCCCATCCCGGCTTCAGGGAGCGCCTTTTCGACGCCAGCGGCCAGGTCAAACGCTTCATCAACATCTTCGTCGATGACAATGAGATTCGCACCCTGCAAGGGCTGGCCACTCCCGTCCGCCCTGCCGACAAGCTCTCGATCGTCCCGGCCATGGCGGGGGGCAGCGGCGCCCGTCTCTCGCGCGACCAACTTCTGGCCCGCATCCGCGCCGAGGTGAACGAGGCGACCCCGCGGCAGGTGGACGAGTGGCTGCGCCAGCGCCAGGATGTGGCGGTGATCGACATCCGCGAGCACGACGAATGGGTGCAGGGGCACTTGCCCGGCGCCTTCCACCTTAGCCGCAGCTTTCTCGAGCTGCAGATCGAGAGCCTGGAGCCTGATCGCGAGGCGATGATCGTCCTCTATTGCGCCGGCGGTGTGCGTAGCTTGTTGGCGGCCCACAACCTGCAAGAGTTGGGCTACAGCCGCGTCTACTCGATGACGGGCGGGTTCAATGGCTGGAAGAACGCCGGGCTTGAGTTCGACGTCCCCCGGTTTCTGCGGCCCGACCAGCGCGAACGCTACGCCCGCCATCTCATCCTGCCCGACCTGGGCGAGGCCGGCCAGATCAAGCTGCTGGATGCCCGCGTGCTGCTGATCGGCGCCGGCGGGCTGGGTTCGCCGGCGGCGCTCTATCTGGCAGCCGCCGGGGTGGGGACGATCGGCATCATCGACTACGACGACGTCGACCGCAGCAATCTCCAGCGCCAGATCCTGCACGGCGAGAGCACCATCGGCCAGCCCAAGGTCGACTCCGCCATCCAACGGATCAAGGATCTCAACCCCGATGTCCAGGTCATCGGCTATCGCCAGCCCTTGCGGGCCGACAATGCCTTCGAGATCATGCGGGGGTACGATGTGGTGCTCAACGGCTCGGACAACTTCCCCACCCGCTACCTGGTCAACGACGCCTGCCATTTCCTGGGCATCCCGCTCGTCGATGCCTCCATCTTCATGTTCGAGGGTCAGGTGACGGTCTACCGGCCGGACGACGCCGCCCGCGGCATCGAAGGCGGCCCCTGCTATCGTTGCCTCTATCCCGACCCCCCGCCGCCGGGCGAGGTGCCGAGTTGCGCCGAGGCCGGGGTGTTGGGCGTGTTGCCGGGCATCGTCGGCAGCATCCAGGCGGTCGAGGCGATCAAACTCATCGCCGGCATCGGCCAGCCACTGGTGGGCCGCCTGCTGATGTACGACGCCCTCGACCAGAGCTTCCGCAGCCTCAATGTCCAGCGCGACCCCACCTGCCCACTCTGCGGCGAACACCCCACCGTCACCGATCTGATCGATTACGAGCAGTTCTGCGGCCTGCCCAGCCTCCCCACCCCGTCGGCTGCCCTCGGCGCTATCCCCATCGCCGTCTCCATCCCCCTCCCGGCGCCCGCCTGACCCGCCCTTTTCAAACCGTCTGAGCCAGTCTTTCGATGATCCACTGATTGAGGCTCTTGCCCTCGGCGGCGGCGCGAGCTGCCAGCTCGGCGTGCAGATCAGCAGGAACTCGGAGATTGAATTTGCCAGAAAATTGTCGATAGGGCGGGATTCCTTTCTCCTCACACACTTCCAGAAACACAGCCAGCGACTTCCTGAATTCCTCCCGCAGTTCATCTGGCGTCCGGCCATAAAAGTCGGCCCCGCCATTCAACCCTAGAATTTCACCCCTGAACAGATCCAGATCAGGATCGTATTCAATTTTGGCTTTGTGGCCTTCAAGTGTCATCAATTGATTCATGGCGTTACTCCGTGTTCTTCCAGCCATTTGCGAATGCCTGCAATGGCCCCTTTATCTAGATCGGGTGAAGGATGCGGCCTATGAAAGACCCTAACTTCATCAAAGAGGACAACAGCCACCCTGGAACCAGCACGTTCTGAAACATCAGCGCCCAGAGCAACAAGAAGTTCCTCGACATCGGTCCACCTGATGTTGCCGCTCACAGGTCTGGCAAAGATAAGTTCAAGCGTGTTGCGGTGTTTCCGTTTCACATCGATATAGTACCACATTCCAGTACCGTGTCAATCCGCACACGTGGGTTGACTTTCTACCACACACTTTACTGACAGGAAATTGATCTATGACCACTTACGCCCATCCCCAAGCCCTTGTCTCGACCGAGTGGGTTGCTGCCCGACTCGATGACCCCAACATCCGGCTGGTCGAGAGCAATGAAGATGTGTTGCTCTACAACACCGGCCACATCCGCAACGCCGTCAAGATCGACTGGATCGCCGATCTCAACGACCCCCTCATCCGCGACTACATCGGCCCGCGCCAGTTCGAGGCTCTCTGCGCCAAACACGGCATCAGCAACGACACCTTCGTCGTCTTCTATGGCGACAAGAACAACTGGTGGGCCACCTATGCCTTCTGGGTCTTCCAACTCTTCGGCCACACCGCCGCGGCGGTGATGAACGGCGGCCGCAAGAAGTGGGTCGAAGAAGGCCGGCCCCTGACCAAAGACATCCCCCACTTTGGCCCCGCCGCCTACCATGCCCCCCAGCGCCAGGACTACAAGATTCGCGCCTTGCTGCCCCAGGTGCTGAGCCATCAATCCGCCGGGTTGCCGCTGATCGACGTGCGCTCGCCCAAGGAATACAGCGGCGAACTGCTGCACATGGCCGACTATCCCCAAGAAGGCGCCCTGCGCGGCGGCCACATCAAGGGCGCGCGCAGCATGCCCTGGGCGCGAGCAGCCAATGAGGATGGCACGTTCAAATCGGTCGAAGAACTCAAGGCGTTGTACGAAGGCGAGGCAGCCCTGAGCAGCGACCAGAACATCATCGCCTACTGCCGCATCGGCGAGCGCAGCAGCCACACCTGGTTCGTCCTCACCTACCTGCTGGGCTATCCCAACGTCCGCAACTACGACGGCTCCTGGACCGAATACGGCAACATCGTCGGCGCGCCGATCGAGAGGTAGATCAGAGCAGAGAAGGAAACAGGTAGACAAGGAAACAAGTAGACAGGTAGACAAGTAGACAAGTAGACAAGTAGACAGGTAGACAAGTAGACAAGTAGACAAGTAGACAAGTAGACAAGTAGATAGGTAGACAAGTAGACAGGTAGACCAGGCCGCAGCAAGCCGTTCCCTCGTTGATTGTTGATTGTTGACTGTTGATTGTTGACTGTTTCCCCGAACTCCGTCCTCCAATCTCCGATCTCCGATCTCCGATCTCCGCCCTCCGCCCTCCGCCCTCCGCCCTCCGCCCTCCGCCCTCCGCCCTCCGCCCTCCATGCCTCACCCCGCTCGCCTCCTCACCCCCGACCCCCTGCGCTGGCGCCAGCCCCACCGCGCCGCCATCCTCCAGCAGATCGGCAACACGCCGCTGCTGAAGCTGGAACGCGTGACGGCCGGGCTGCCGCCGGCGGTGGAAGTCCATGTCAAGGCTGAGTGGTTCAACCCCGGCGGTTCGGTGAAGGATCGGCCGGCCCTGCGCATGGTCGAGCAGGCCGAGATGAGCGGGCAACTGACCCCCGACCGGACGATCATCGACGCCACCAGCGGCAACACCGGCATCGGTTATGCCCTGGTTGGCGCGGCCAAGGGCTATCGCGTGGCCCTGGTCATGCCCGAAAACGTCAGCGAGGAGCGCAAGCAACTGGCGCGAGCCTATGGCGCCGACCTCATCTTCAGCGACCCGCTGGAGGGGACGGACGGCGCCATCCGCCTGGTGCGCCAGCTCGTCGCCGCCCATCCCGAACGCTACTACTACCCCGACCAGTACGACAACGACGAGAACTGGAAGGCGCACTATTACGGCACCGCCAACGAAATCTGGCAGCAGACGCAGGGCCGGGTCACGCACTTCCTGGCCGGGCTGGGCACCAGCGGCACCTTCATGGGCGTCAGCCGCCGCCTGAAGGAGCTCAACCCGGCCGTGCGCGTGTTCTCGGTCGAGCCGGCCGACGAACTCCAGGTGATCGAGGGCCTCAAGCACATGGAGACGGCCATCGTCCCCGGCATCTACGACCCGCGGCTGAAGGACGCCGCCATGCCGGTCGAGGCCGAAGACGCCTGGCTGATGGCCCGCCGCCTGGCCCGCGAGGAAGGGCTGTTCGTCGGCTTCAGCGCCGGCGCCGCCGTCCACGCCGCCCTCACCCTCGCCCGCACCCTCGACCACGGCCACGTCGTCACCGTCCTCCCCGACGGCGGGGCCAAATACGTCAGCCTCGGTTTGTTCGAGTGATGGTTGTTGCGTGATGCGTGATGCGTGATGCGTGTTGCGTGTTCCGTGTTGCGTGTTGCGTAGTGCGCGCAGAGCGTGCCATTTCGTGTAAATTCGTCAAATTCGTCAAATTCGTGGCAAAAGAATTCATCTTTGCCCAAACCCTCCGGAGGTCCGCATGTCCCGCACCCGCAAGCAACCCTTCGTCGACCATACCGCCCTCAAATTCAACCAGGCCAGCATCATCGGCCTCAATCTCCTGGCCTTCATCTTCAACCAACCCTGGTTGGTGGCCTTCGTCGCCGCCGTCCTGATCATCGGCACGCTCTACCCGCCCGCCAGCCTGTTCAAGCTCATCTACGCGCGCCTGCTCAAGCCGGCCGGCCTGCTCAAACCCCACCCCGTGCAGGATGAACAAGCCCCGCACCTGTTTGCGCAGGGACTGGGCGGCATCTTCCTGGCCCTGGCCGTCATCGCCTTCCTGGCCGGCGCGCCCATCCTCGGTTGGGCGCTCACCTTCCTCGTCGTCGCCCTGGCCGCCATCAATCTCTTCCTGGGCTTCTGCCTGGGCTGCTTCATCTTCTACCAGCTCGCCCGCCGCGGCATCCGGCTGCAACTGTCGCAGTGGTCATAGGCGACGTGTTGCGTGTTCCGTGTTCCGTAGTGCGTGTTGCGTGTTGCGTAGAACGCGCGTAGTTGAAGTGTCATTCTGAGTCATCCATGCCCCGCGGCGGCATGTCGCCCGAGCAAGAAACTCCTTGTCGTGTCATGCTGAACGGGTCGATCACACAAAGTTGTTGCGGTGATCAGCCAGTGAAGCATCCATTCGCTATGCTCAGGACAGGTTCTCGATTTCGGGAGTTTCTAGGCAGCGGGTCTATCAACGAGTTTTGTTGCAGCGAATGACCAGCGAAGAATCTCCAACTTACACCAGCACCGTTCTTTCGGCAGGGTTAGAACTTATTCGAGCGGGGCTATCAACAAATTCTGTTGCAACGAATGTCCAGCGAAGAATCCCCGCTTTCATCATCCGTGTTCCTTCCGGTCGCATCCACCCCCCTAAAATGCTCGAACGTCTCTTCCTTCTCGCCCTTCTCTCTCTCCTGAGCCTCGCCGCCGTCGGGCTTTGGCGGTGGCGCACGCAGCGGCGGGCGGTCGCGCTCAGCCGGCTGCCGGCGCCCGACTGCCTGCGCGACCTCGACCTGCGCCCGGTTCCGGCTGTCATCTACTTCACCACGCCCACGTGCAGCCAATGCCGCCTGCAACAGACGCCCATCCTGCAGCGCCTGAGCGCCGAATGGGGCGACGATGTGCACCTGTGCAAGGTGGATGCGGTCGCGTATGAAGAACTGACCCGCTATTTCGGCATCCTCACCGTGCCCTCCACCGTCGTCCTCGACGCCACCCTCCGCACGGTGGCCATCAACCACGGACTGGCCACGGCCGAGCAATTGCGCGCGCAGGTGATGACACAAATGGGGGGAACACCGATGCTGGTGGGTGCTGGCTCGGCCGCTTGAGCGGACGGGGGGGGAGATGACACAAATGGGGGGAACACAGATAGTTGTGGGTGCTGGCTCGGTCGCTTGAGCGAGCGGGGGAGAGATGACACAAATGGGGGAAACACAAATCTTTGCCAAAACCTGATGCGGTGGTAAGCTTGATGTAGTCTGGAGAGCTTACACATCATGCCAATGACGCTTACCTTGCAGCCAAAATGGATTGAAATGGCCCACGAATTCGGCGACCTTGACACCGTTGTCGAAGACGCTCTACGCGCCTATTTTTTGTCCCAGTCGCAAGCGCGCA
This genomic interval from Caldilineales bacterium contains the following:
- a CDS encoding cysteine synthase, encoding MPHPARLLTPDPLRWRQPHRAAILQQIGNTPLLKLERVTAGLPPAVEVHVKAEWFNPGGSVKDRPALRMVEQAEMSGQLTPDRTIIDATSGNTGIGYALVGAAKGYRVALVMPENVSEERKQLARAYGADLIFSDPLEGTDGAIRLVRQLVAAHPERYYYPDQYDNDENWKAHYYGTANEIWQQTQGRVTHFLAGLGTSGTFMGVSRRLKELNPAVRVFSVEPADELQVIEGLKHMETAIVPGIYDPRLKDAAMPVEAEDAWLMARRLAREEGLFVGFSAGAAVHAALTLARTLDHGHVVTVLPDGGAKYVSLGLFE
- a CDS encoding DUF4395 domain-containing protein yields the protein MSRTRKQPFVDHTALKFNQASIIGLNLLAFIFNQPWLVAFVAAVLIIGTLYPPASLFKLIYARLLKPAGLLKPHPVQDEQAPHLFAQGLGGIFLALAVIAFLAGAPILGWALTFLVVALAAINLFLGFCLGCFIFYQLARRGIRLQLSQWS
- a CDS encoding thioredoxin family protein, whose translation is MLERLFLLALLSLLSLAAVGLWRWRTQRRAVALSRLPAPDCLRDLDLRPVPAVIYFTTPTCSQCRLQQTPILQRLSAEWGDDVHLCKVDAVAYEELTRYFGILTVPSTVVLDATLRTVAINHGLATAEQLRAQVMTQMGGTPMLVGAGSAA